In Phaeobacter piscinae, one genomic interval encodes:
- a CDS encoding branched-chain amino acid ABC transporter permease produces MSTAPEHSPTMARSSVADRLAPYAPLMLVPVLAIAGLIAVQNPASWLTLTVSGLAMGMMIFLMASGLTLVFGLMDVINFGHGAFVSVGAFIGISVLLTLGHLTNAPSLGLNLLAILAAVLAAMAATAVMGWAFERVIVKPVYGNHLSQILVTMGGLIIAEQLIIVLWGPEEIYFTRPEALKGALTFGDAAIEKYRLVTVGVGLAVFAAMRFVLRRTKIGLIVRAGVQNGEMVAALGYRLRLVFIGVFIAGSALAGLGGVMWGLYQEVITAHMGNQAMILIFIVVIIGGLGSVEGCFIGALLVGLLQNYIAFVEPKLALVSNIALMVAILMWRPMGMIPVVKAK; encoded by the coding sequence ATGAGCACAGCCCCTGAACACAGCCCAACAATGGCTCGATCTTCGGTGGCCGACAGGCTGGCGCCTTATGCGCCGCTTATGCTGGTTCCGGTCTTGGCAATCGCCGGCCTGATCGCAGTGCAGAACCCGGCCAGCTGGCTGACCCTCACAGTGTCCGGTCTGGCCATGGGGATGATGATCTTCCTGATGGCGTCAGGGCTCACCTTGGTGTTCGGCCTGATGGACGTCATTAACTTCGGTCACGGCGCCTTTGTCTCGGTTGGAGCCTTCATCGGGATTTCCGTCCTGCTGACACTGGGTCACCTGACAAATGCCCCCTCGCTGGGGCTGAATCTGCTGGCAATCCTGGCTGCGGTTCTTGCCGCTATGGCCGCAACCGCCGTCATGGGCTGGGCTTTCGAACGGGTGATTGTCAAACCTGTCTACGGCAACCACCTCAGTCAGATCCTTGTTACCATGGGGGGGCTGATCATTGCAGAGCAGCTGATCATTGTCCTATGGGGGCCAGAGGAAATCTACTTCACACGCCCCGAAGCACTAAAAGGCGCGCTCACCTTCGGCGATGCCGCGATTGAGAAATACCGGTTGGTCACAGTCGGCGTTGGGTTGGCAGTCTTTGCCGCCATGCGGTTTGTCCTGCGCCGCACCAAGATCGGCCTGATCGTCCGGGCCGGTGTTCAAAACGGGGAGATGGTCGCGGCGCTGGGATACCGGTTGAGGCTGGTTTTTATCGGTGTTTTCATCGCCGGATCGGCATTGGCCGGCCTCGGGGGCGTTATGTGGGGCCTCTATCAGGAGGTGATCACCGCCCATATGGGCAATCAGGCGATGATCCTGATCTTCATTGTGGTGATCATCGGCGGGCTTGGGTCGGTTGAGGGCTGCTTCATCGGCGCGCTGCTGGTTGGGCTGCTACAGAATTACATCGCCTTCGTTGAGCCGAAACTGGCCCTAGTTTCCAATATCGCCTTGATGGTGGCCATCCTGATGTGGCGGCCGATGGGCATGATCCCGGTGGTAAAGGCAAAATGA
- a CDS encoding sulfatase-like hydrolase/transferase has protein sequence MSRCSDQRRNVLFILIDQMRADCLFGALAEHVALPNLRALMGDAVTFQKNYTVVNPCGPSRASILTGQYAMNHRSVRNGTPLRHDTPNLASEMRKAGYLPMLFGYTDTSHDPRVHHPSDPAMQTYEYPMSGFHEMLEMRMEMSHPWRAHLLNKGYTFDRYWDIYKPVSPTGDAPRLNDPAPYRAEDSDTAFLTDRFLATLPGYRDQNWFAHLTYIRPHPPLVAPAPYNRMYDPASLPLPHRLATVEDERAVHPFFDPATRAASPASFVEGFPDLEPSDEVIQTLRSIYLGLASEVDAHIGRVMEYLRDSGQLENTLVVLSADHGEMLGDRHSWGKFSVYEAAYHTPLIIRQPGNAARAGAVVHDITESIDLAPTILDCVGQPIPNAMDGRSLLPLLAGNTPDNWRSYSYSELDFAEPERPSIWQQHLGTDASCSCLAILRDARFTLVEFAADLPPLLFDHDDLGEAVNVAEHPDYQRDLARLTRQMLRHRMRNMDHTLSLDTITPQGPRRQLRHRPTFAAGHQDG, from the coding sequence ATGAGCCGATGTTCAGACCAGCGCAGGAATGTCCTGTTCATCCTGATTGATCAGATGCGGGCCGACTGCCTGTTTGGTGCCTTAGCGGAGCATGTGGCGCTGCCCAATCTTCGCGCGCTAATGGGGGATGCCGTTACCTTTCAGAAGAACTACACAGTTGTGAACCCCTGCGGTCCGTCGCGTGCCTCTATCCTGACCGGCCAGTATGCGATGAACCACCGCTCCGTCCGCAATGGCACCCCCTTGCGGCATGACACACCGAACCTCGCCTCGGAGATGCGCAAGGCAGGCTATCTGCCAATGCTGTTTGGGTATACCGACACCTCGCACGATCCCCGCGTCCACCACCCAAGCGACCCGGCGATGCAAACATACGAATACCCGATGAGCGGGTTTCATGAGATGTTGGAGATGCGGATGGAAATGTCGCATCCATGGCGCGCGCATCTTCTGAACAAAGGTTACACATTCGACCGCTACTGGGACATCTACAAACCGGTATCGCCAACCGGGGATGCCCCGCGTCTTAACGATCCGGCTCCGTATCGGGCTGAGGACAGTGACACCGCATTTCTGACCGACCGATTTCTGGCAACGCTGCCCGGCTACCGCGACCAGAATTGGTTCGCGCATCTGACCTATATACGCCCGCATCCACCGCTTGTTGCGCCTGCCCCCTACAACCGGATGTATGATCCCGCGTCCCTGCCGCTCCCGCACCGTCTTGCCACTGTTGAGGACGAGCGCGCGGTTCATCCATTTTTTGATCCAGCCACCCGCGCCGCCTCCCCGGCGTCCTTTGTTGAAGGGTTCCCCGATCTGGAGCCCAGCGACGAAGTAATCCAGACGCTTCGCTCGATCTATCTGGGTCTTGCCAGCGAGGTCGACGCCCATATCGGTCGGGTTATGGAGTACCTCCGCGACAGCGGCCAGCTGGAGAACACGCTTGTGGTGCTCAGCGCAGATCATGGGGAAATGCTGGGCGATCGGCACAGCTGGGGGAAATTCTCGGTTTATGAGGCGGCCTATCACACGCCTCTGATCATTCGCCAACCGGGCAACGCAGCGCGCGCCGGCGCTGTGGTGCATGATATCACCGAATCCATCGACCTCGCACCGACCATTCTGGACTGCGTGGGCCAGCCTATTCCTAACGCAATGGACGGGCGCTCCCTGCTGCCGCTGCTTGCCGGAAACACTCCAGACAACTGGCGCAGTTACAGCTATTCGGAGTTGGATTTCGCAGAGCCTGAGCGCCCTAGCATCTGGCAGCAACATCTGGGCACGGATGCGAGCTGTTCCTGCCTTGCGATTCTGCGCGATGCGCGCTTCACACTGGTCGAGTTTGCAGCCGACCTGCCGCCCCTGCTGTTTGATCACGATGACCTGGGCGAAGCCGTTAACGTGGCGGAGCACCCCGACTATCAACGCGATCTGGCCCGGCTGACGCGACAGATGTTGCGCCATCGTATGCGTAACATGGATCATACGTTGTCGCTGGACACCATCACCCCACAGGGGCCGCGCAGGCAGCTGCGCCATAGGCCGACGTTCGCTGCAGGCCACCAGGATGGCTGA
- a CDS encoding pyridoxal phosphate-dependent decarboxylase family protein yields MNWSDFSHWGRKIADWTQHYHQTVGDRPVRARTEPGDVLNALPATPPEAGEGMETIFADFETVVMPGITHWQHPRFFAYFTSNAAAPSVLAEFLTSAIAPQCMLWQTSPAATEMETRMMDWLRQALDLPEEFQGVIQDSASSATLAAVLTMREKALNWQGNEQGLFSQKTLRIYCSSEVHTSVDRAIWVAGIGQQNLVRVPIKGDWRGMDPDALTAAIEADIAAGHQPAGVILCVGGTGVGATDPVDQILDVAENYGLYTHVDAAWAGSAMICPEYRHYWPGIERADSIVFNPHKWLGVQFDCSAHFLKNPDDLVRTLAISPEYLKTHGKDGIINYSEWSVPLGRRFRALKIWFLIRTYGLEGLRQRLRNHVTWSQQLHDRLQLEPDFEIVTPPMWSLWSFRYQPDGAKDLDDLNLRLVNAINDDGRIYLTQTRVDGALVIRFQAGQFETTEADVMMAHDVITEIARTL; encoded by the coding sequence ATGAACTGGTCTGATTTTTCCCATTGGGGTCGCAAGATTGCCGACTGGACCCAACACTACCATCAGACGGTTGGTGACAGGCCGGTGCGCGCCAGAACCGAACCCGGTGACGTTCTGAATGCGCTTCCCGCCACGCCGCCCGAAGCTGGCGAAGGCATGGAGACCATCTTTGCCGATTTTGAAACCGTTGTGATGCCCGGAATCACCCATTGGCAGCATCCACGGTTCTTTGCCTATTTCACCTCCAATGCCGCTGCCCCATCGGTGCTTGCGGAATTCCTCACCTCTGCCATCGCGCCGCAATGCATGCTCTGGCAGACCTCTCCTGCGGCGACGGAAATGGAAACCCGCATGATGGACTGGCTGCGCCAGGCGCTTGACCTGCCAGAAGAGTTTCAGGGCGTCATTCAGGACAGTGCCTCTTCCGCCACCCTGGCAGCCGTCCTCACGATGCGGGAAAAGGCGCTGAACTGGCAGGGCAATGAGCAGGGGCTATTTTCCCAGAAGACTTTGCGCATCTACTGCTCTTCGGAGGTGCACACCTCCGTCGATCGTGCCATCTGGGTTGCCGGTATCGGCCAGCAAAATCTTGTCCGTGTTCCGATCAAAGGGGACTGGCGCGGCATGGACCCGGACGCGCTGACCGCAGCAATTGAGGCCGACATCGCGGCCGGCCACCAGCCCGCCGGCGTCATCCTCTGTGTCGGAGGCACCGGAGTTGGCGCCACCGACCCGGTCGATCAGATACTCGATGTGGCTGAAAATTATGGTCTCTATACCCATGTGGATGCCGCCTGGGCCGGCTCCGCCATGATTTGCCCCGAATACCGCCATTACTGGCCCGGAATTGAGCGCGCAGACAGCATCGTTTTCAACCCGCACAAATGGCTGGGGGTGCAATTTGATTGTTCCGCCCATTTCCTGAAAAATCCCGACGATCTGGTCCGAACGCTGGCCATAAGCCCCGAATATCTCAAAACCCATGGCAAAGACGGCATCATCAACTACTCTGAATGGTCGGTGCCCCTGGGCCGCCGTTTCCGTGCGCTCAAAATCTGGTTCCTGATCCGGACCTACGGTCTGGAAGGGCTGCGCCAACGGTTGCGCAACCATGTGACATGGTCACAGCAATTGCATGATCGGCTCCAGTTAGAGCCTGATTTCGAGATCGTGACGCCGCCAATGTGGTCTCTCTGGTCCTTTCGGTATCAGCCCGATGGAGCCAAGGATCTGGACGATCTGAATCTGCGGTTGGTGAATGCGATCAACGACGATGGCCGCATTTACCTGACCCAGACCCGCGTCGATGGCGCTCTGGTGATCCGTTTTCAGGCAGGGCAATTTGAAACAACCGAAGCCGATGTCATGATGGCACATGATGTCATCACTGAAATCGCCCGAACGCTATAG
- the hpaR gene encoding homoprotocatechuate degradation operon regulator HpaR, with protein sequence MTKQLPSTDRSLPIALLRARERVMGPIRALLSDAGLTEQQWRVLRVVQETGGIDPTQISERACLLLPSLTRILQKLEDKGLIQRTKDQIDRRRQVVSITPAGTQVIDDNLDASLAVIQRTRAQMGEDRYEALLDLLNELHQLDE encoded by the coding sequence ATGACCAAGCAGTTACCAAGCACTGACCGATCTTTGCCCATCGCCCTGCTGCGCGCCCGCGAGCGTGTGATGGGCCCTATCCGCGCGCTGCTGAGCGATGCCGGTTTGACGGAACAGCAGTGGCGCGTGCTGCGTGTTGTTCAGGAAACCGGAGGGATCGACCCTACGCAGATTTCTGAACGGGCCTGTCTTCTTCTGCCAAGCCTGACACGCATCTTGCAGAAGCTTGAGGATAAGGGGCTGATCCAGCGTACGAAGGATCAGATAGATCGCCGCCGCCAGGTTGTGAGCATCACACCGGCGGGGACACAGGTCATTGACGATAATCTGGATGCAAGCCTTGCCGTCATTCAGCGTACCCGTGCCCAAATGGGGGAGGATCGCTATGAGGCGTTGCTGGATTTGCTGAACGAGCTGCATCAATTGGACGAATAG
- a CDS encoding glycerate kinase type-2 family protein gives MADLRRTARALFAVAVARANPAMALAESLRKHPPALPQPGGRLILVALGKAAIPMMRQAIEMLPPPDRAIAVTNPENVADLPDVEVLAGSHPVPNHMSLAAGAALRAALSNLNAKDRVVALISGGGSALAVAPAGGLTLADKTAVTDLLLGAGVDITQMNLIRQQLSELKGGGLLRAAQPAQVFSYILSDVIGDDLRAIASGPTVAPLGARAMARDFLLSQNLWEALPHAVQTHLATPEDPQQSPANSSVASAHLIGSNRHSLIAVRDQAKRDGWAAHIINDALTGDVEAAATTILSATKAHESGHPAALIFGGETTVQLTGSGRGGRNQELALHVARLGPRALKEHWTFLSAGTDGRDGPTDAAGGIVDSGTWQRISDNGGNPEALLRNNDSNAALKLAGDLLITGGTGTNVADVQIMLLSPQ, from the coding sequence ATGGCTGATCTGCGCAGGACTGCCCGCGCCCTCTTTGCAGTGGCTGTTGCCCGTGCCAACCCCGCCATGGCACTGGCCGAGAGCCTGCGAAAACACCCACCGGCCCTACCGCAACCGGGGGGACGCCTGATCCTTGTCGCCCTTGGGAAAGCCGCGATTCCCATGATGCGTCAGGCGATAGAGATGCTGCCGCCCCCGGATCGTGCAATCGCTGTGACCAATCCAGAGAATGTTGCGGACCTACCTGATGTCGAGGTGTTGGCAGGCAGTCACCCTGTTCCGAACCACATGAGCCTGGCTGCGGGGGCCGCCCTACGCGCGGCACTCAGCAATCTGAACGCCAAGGACAGGGTCGTCGCGCTGATATCGGGCGGCGGCTCCGCTCTGGCGGTCGCGCCAGCGGGAGGTCTCACGCTGGCTGACAAAACCGCTGTGACGGATCTGCTGCTCGGGGCCGGTGTCGACATCACCCAGATGAATCTGATCCGCCAGCAACTGTCGGAGCTGAAGGGCGGCGGCCTGTTGCGCGCGGCGCAGCCCGCACAGGTGTTCAGCTATATTCTCTCGGATGTCATCGGCGATGATCTGAGAGCCATCGCCTCGGGCCCCACGGTGGCACCACTGGGCGCGCGGGCAATGGCGCGCGATTTTCTTCTGTCCCAGAACCTGTGGGAGGCGCTGCCTCACGCGGTTCAAACCCATCTGGCAACACCAGAAGACCCGCAGCAATCGCCCGCGAACTCCAGCGTGGCGTCAGCCCATCTAATCGGGTCGAACCGCCATAGCCTGATTGCCGTGCGCGATCAGGCAAAGCGCGATGGCTGGGCCGCACATATCATCAACGATGCGCTTACGGGAGATGTTGAAGCGGCGGCCACGACCATTCTCTCAGCAACCAAAGCACACGAATCCGGTCACCCTGCTGCGCTGATTTTTGGCGGAGAAACCACAGTGCAGCTGACTGGCAGCGGTCGTGGCGGGCGGAACCAAGAGCTGGCACTGCACGTTGCCCGCCTGGGGCCTCGTGCCCTCAAAGAGCATTGGACCTTCCTCTCCGCAGGCACCGATGGTCGTGACGGTCCGACAGATGCGGCGGGCGGTATTGTCGACAGCGGTACCTGGCAACGGATCAGTGACAACGGCGGCAATCCCGAGGCCCTCCTCAGAAACAACGACAGCAACGCTGCGTTGAAGCTGGCGGGCGATCTCCTGATAACAGGCGGAACCGGCACCAATGTAGCCGATGTCCAAATTATGCTGCTGTCACCGCAGTAG
- a CDS encoding ABC transporter ATP-binding protein — protein sequence MSDLAQTGTTGDPILRIEGIYTNIAQYHILQGVDLHVPRGGVTMLLGRNGVGKTTTLRSVIGHWRAHRGRILFDGDDITRIPTANIARSGLGFVPEDMGIFADLTVEENMVLAAVSGPIDPARLDWIFQAFPPLKTFWTSEAGNLSGGQKQMLSIARAMIEERKLYLIDEPTKGLAPAIISTMARALKDLKDQGASILMVEQNFAVAKALGDTANVMDDGRVIWSGEMAELAGDPTLQERLMGLSMEAK from the coding sequence ATGTCTGATCTTGCTCAGACTGGGACCACCGGCGATCCGATCCTTCGGATTGAAGGGATCTACACGAATATTGCGCAGTACCATATTCTTCAGGGTGTCGATCTCCACGTGCCGCGCGGCGGCGTTACCATGCTGCTGGGGCGCAACGGCGTCGGTAAGACCACGACCCTGCGCAGTGTGATCGGGCACTGGCGGGCTCATCGCGGGCGTATCCTCTTTGACGGCGATGACATCACCCGGATACCCACCGCCAATATAGCGCGATCAGGCCTGGGATTCGTGCCCGAGGACATGGGGATCTTCGCCGATCTGACCGTGGAGGAGAACATGGTGCTGGCCGCTGTTTCCGGCCCCATTGATCCCGCGCGTCTGGACTGGATCTTTCAAGCATTTCCGCCGCTAAAGACATTCTGGACCTCCGAAGCCGGCAATCTCTCCGGTGGGCAGAAACAGATGCTATCGATTGCCCGCGCCATGATCGAAGAGCGCAAGCTCTACCTGATTGACGAACCAACCAAGGGGTTGGCCCCTGCGATCATTTCCACGATGGCCCGCGCGCTCAAGGATCTAAAGGATCAGGGGGCCTCAATCCTGATGGTCGAACAGAATTTCGCCGTCGCAAAGGCACTTGGCGATACCGCCAACGTGATGGACGACGGTCGCGTGATCTGGTCCGGGGAGATGGCCGAACTGGCCGGCGATCCCACCCTACAGGAACGGCTGATGGGCCTCAGCATGGAAGCGAAGTGA
- a CDS encoding ABC transporter ATP-binding protein has product MTAPLLTTDDLTVRFGGHVAVDAVTCAFHAGELTAIVGPNGAGKTTYFNLISGQIPASAGRVALNGQDISTASVSTRTKAGIGRAFQMTNLFPDLTVLENVRLVVQAKAGRGFNLWSMVTGHADLIDQAEDILARVRLLEERNQIVSELSHGNQRKLEVALLIALDPLIYMFDEPTAGMSVDEAPVVLDLIADLKAQSDRTVLLVEHKMDVIRTLADRIIVLHNGALAADGAPAEVMASDIVQEAYMGRGLEGVLDHV; this is encoded by the coding sequence ATGACTGCCCCCCTTCTGACCACCGATGATCTGACTGTACGCTTTGGTGGGCACGTGGCTGTCGATGCCGTTACATGTGCCTTTCACGCCGGTGAACTGACCGCCATCGTCGGTCCCAACGGCGCTGGGAAGACCACCTATTTCAATCTGATTTCCGGGCAGATCCCGGCCAGCGCCGGACGCGTCGCGCTAAACGGTCAGGACATCAGCACCGCCTCCGTTTCAACCCGCACGAAGGCCGGTATCGGACGCGCTTTTCAGATGACCAACTTGTTTCCCGATCTGACCGTTCTGGAGAATGTCCGCCTGGTGGTTCAGGCCAAAGCCGGGCGCGGATTCAACCTTTGGTCCATGGTAACAGGCCACGCCGACCTGATAGATCAGGCCGAAGATATCCTAGCCCGTGTGCGCCTTCTGGAGGAGCGTAACCAGATCGTCTCAGAACTGTCCCACGGCAATCAGCGCAAGCTGGAAGTCGCTCTGCTGATTGCCCTCGACCCGCTGATCTACATGTTTGACGAACCAACCGCCGGGATGAGTGTCGATGAGGCCCCGGTTGTGCTGGACCTCATCGCGGACCTGAAAGCGCAGAGCGACCGCACTGTCCTATTGGTGGAGCACAAGATGGATGTGATCCGAACGCTCGCCGACCGCATTATCGTTCTGCACAATGGCGCGCTGGCGGCAGATGGTGCCCCGGCCGAGGTGATGGCCTCGGACATCGTGCAAGAGGCCTATATGGGGCGCGGACTTGAGGGGGTTTTGGATCATGTCTGA
- a CDS encoding substrate-binding domain-containing protein: MKRTFAAGMVSALTLTSAIATAAFADIKIAHVYGKTGPFEAYAKQSHDGLMLGLEYATGGTMEVNGEKIVVIEKDTQLKPENGKALLEEAYGDDEVDLAIGPVSSGVALAMLPVAEEYEKLLIVEPAVADSITGSNWNRYIFRTSRNSSQDAVASAIALAGDNVHIATLAQDYAFGRDGIAAFREALAAQGHEIVHEEFAPTDTTDFTAAGERIFNAMKDLEGEKKLFIIWAGGGNPWAKINAMDPSRFGIEFAGVGNILAALKGFKDFAGMEGGTYYYYELPDNPVNDWLVKTHFERFDSPPDFFTAGGMAAGIAAVEAIKKAGSTDTEALITAMEGMEWETPKGTMQFRAEDHQALQPMYHFKLRVEDDVEWAIPELVRELSIDDLPIPVRN, translated from the coding sequence ATGAAACGCACATTTGCTGCGGGGATGGTCTCCGCACTGACGCTGACGTCAGCTATAGCCACCGCCGCCTTTGCTGATATTAAAATCGCCCATGTCTATGGCAAAACCGGCCCGTTTGAAGCCTACGCCAAACAGTCACACGACGGTCTGATGCTGGGGCTGGAATACGCCACCGGCGGCACCATGGAGGTGAACGGCGAGAAGATCGTGGTGATCGAAAAAGACACGCAGCTGAAGCCCGAGAATGGCAAAGCCCTGCTCGAGGAAGCTTATGGCGATGATGAGGTCGATCTGGCCATTGGGCCAGTCAGCTCCGGCGTTGCGCTGGCGATGCTACCGGTCGCCGAGGAATACGAAAAATTGCTGATCGTAGAGCCCGCGGTTGCTGACTCCATTACCGGGTCGAACTGGAACCGCTATATTTTCCGGACCTCGCGCAACTCCTCTCAGGATGCCGTAGCCAGCGCCATCGCTCTGGCCGGGGACAACGTGCATATCGCAACGCTGGCACAGGACTACGCCTTTGGCCGCGACGGCATCGCCGCCTTCCGCGAAGCCCTTGCCGCGCAGGGTCACGAGATCGTCCACGAAGAATTCGCACCGACCGACACCACCGATTTTACGGCGGCCGGGGAACGGATCTTCAACGCGATGAAGGATCTCGAAGGCGAAAAGAAGCTCTTCATCATCTGGGCCGGTGGCGGCAACCCCTGGGCCAAAATCAACGCCATGGATCCCAGCCGTTTCGGGATTGAGTTTGCCGGCGTCGGCAACATCCTTGCCGCTCTGAAAGGGTTCAAGGATTTCGCTGGCATGGAAGGCGGCACCTACTACTACTATGAGCTGCCCGACAATCCTGTGAACGACTGGCTCGTCAAAACCCATTTTGAGCGGTTTGACAGCCCCCCGGATTTCTTCACCGCAGGCGGCATGGCCGCAGGTATCGCGGCTGTGGAAGCCATCAAGAAAGCCGGGTCTACCGACACCGAAGCCCTGATCACCGCAATGGAAGGCATGGAGTGGGAAACCCCGAAGGGCACCATGCAATTCCGGGCTGAAGATCATCAGGCGCTACAGCCGATGTATCACTTCAAACTACGCGTCGAAGATGATGTCGAATGGGCGATCCCCGAGCTGGTTCGCGAGTTGAGCATCGATGATCTGCCGATCCCGGTGCGCAACTGA
- a CDS encoding HpcH/HpaI aldolase family protein — protein MPAPKNTFKQALANGDRQIGCWMSFGEAAVAEIMGTCGFDWLVIDGEHAPNDIRSIRDQLMALAASASHPVVRVPVGETWIIKQVLDAGAQTVLVPIVEDADQARELVRACQYPPHGTRGVGATAARATLFGTTSDYLQTADQQICLLLQVENRKGIENLDEILAVPGIDGIFIGPADLSTDMGHQGNSAHPEVRAVIADALARIKAAGKAPGILGTSPEATQAYFDMGAQFLAVGIDVMLLAQSARALATNWTSK, from the coding sequence ATGCCCGCACCCAAAAACACCTTCAAACAGGCGCTGGCCAACGGGGATCGTCAAATCGGCTGCTGGATGAGTTTTGGCGAAGCGGCCGTCGCCGAAATCATGGGGACCTGTGGCTTTGACTGGCTGGTGATCGACGGCGAACATGCCCCCAATGACATCCGCTCCATTCGGGATCAGTTGATGGCACTGGCAGCATCGGCCAGCCATCCGGTGGTGCGCGTGCCGGTGGGGGAGACATGGATCATCAAACAGGTGCTGGACGCCGGTGCGCAAACCGTTCTGGTCCCCATCGTGGAGGACGCAGATCAGGCCCGCGAACTCGTGCGCGCCTGCCAGTACCCGCCACATGGCACCCGTGGGGTCGGCGCGACAGCCGCACGGGCGACGCTGTTCGGAACGACCAGCGACTATCTTCAGACCGCCGATCAGCAGATCTGCCTACTGTTACAGGTCGAAAACCGTAAAGGCATCGAAAATCTCGACGAAATTCTGGCGGTGCCGGGTATTGATGGTATCTTCATCGGGCCCGCCGACCTCTCCACGGATATGGGACATCAGGGCAATTCCGCTCACCCGGAGGTGCGCGCCGTGATTGCCGACGCGCTGGCGCGGATCAAAGCCGCAGGCAAGGCGCCGGGCATATTGGGCACCTCACCCGAGGCCACACAGGCCTATTTCGACATGGGAGCGCAGTTTCTCGCCGTCGGGATTGACGTTATGCTGCTGGCGCAGAGCGCGCGCGCCCTCGCCACGAACTGGACATCGAAGTAG
- a CDS encoding DeoR/GlpR family DNA-binding transcription regulator, with product MSHRELELLEALRRLGGSARSGELAKVLGVSEETVRRTIKALAKQGLVQRVHGGAYLSGPDTADSFYRRISKYTEEKQSIAAGVLPQITDGMAIFLDVGSTTAFVAKELRRRANLTVVTNSIGVAQTLANHNGNRVHFLGGEIQSNERGTFGYVAEQQVRAFALDLAVLSADAFSAKHGALYHSATEAQLAAVVAQAAERTLLLLAHPKFDDMAPHRGPQPEMLDLLMTDALPGRKYRRALETWGIDLELAPTRDADAASEVKAKKRAPSME from the coding sequence ATGTCCCATCGCGAGCTTGAACTGCTAGAGGCCTTGCGCCGTCTGGGCGGTTCGGCGCGCAGTGGCGAACTGGCTAAGGTGCTGGGCGTTTCGGAAGAAACCGTGCGGCGCACGATCAAGGCACTGGCCAAGCAAGGGTTGGTACAGCGCGTCCATGGTGGCGCCTATCTGAGTGGGCCGGATACGGCGGATAGTTTTTATCGGCGGATCTCGAAATATACCGAAGAAAAGCAGAGTATCGCCGCCGGAGTTCTGCCGCAGATCACAGACGGGATGGCGATCTTTCTCGATGTGGGATCCACCACAGCGTTTGTCGCAAAGGAACTGCGTCGCCGCGCCAATCTGACAGTGGTGACCAATTCTATTGGCGTCGCGCAGACACTGGCCAATCACAACGGCAACAGAGTTCATTTCCTCGGCGGAGAAATCCAAAGCAATGAACGTGGCACGTTTGGCTATGTTGCCGAACAGCAAGTACGCGCATTTGCATTGGACCTGGCGGTGTTGTCGGCTGATGCGTTTTCTGCCAAACACGGCGCCCTCTACCACAGTGCGACAGAGGCCCAGCTTGCGGCGGTGGTTGCGCAGGCCGCCGAACGGACGCTGTTGTTACTGGCCCATCCGAAATTCGATGACATGGCGCCGCACCGGGGGCCGCAACCGGAGATGCTGGACCTGCTGATGACTGATGCCTTACCGGGCCGAAAGTACCGCCGTGCGTTGGAGACCTGGGGAATTGACCTTGAACTGGCGCCAACGCGGGACGCTGACGCGGCGAGCGAGGTGAAGGCAAAGAAACGGGCCCCCTCAATGGAGTGA